The Fusobacterium russii ATCC 25533 genomic interval TTATATTTATTTCTTACATTTTGTGCTCCTATACCCTCATAAACTACTGAATATTCAGGCATTATGACTATATCATGCAAAAGTGAATCTGCATCTATATTTAATTTATCCTGAGCCAGTCTTAGTTTAGGATCTGCTGTATCAACCTGTCCTACCACAGAGGCTGTTAAATTATTTCCTGCTTCTAATTCTTTTATTCCTGATATATTATAAGGGTCTATTCCTATTATTATCTTTCCATTGCCCTCTATTTTTATATCTTTTTTATAGTACTTTTCTACCCACACACCACCTATATATTCATCTTTTACTCCATTATTCAATAGAGCACTATCACTTATAGTTAATCTTCCTCCATCTTTTACCGTTATGTTTCCTATATATGCTCTTCCTAATAAATCTACATTAGTTGATATATTAGTATTTACTTCTTTATCTGCATATGAATAAAAACTATTTATTCTTAATATTTTATCTGCAGTGGCTATATTTGTATTTGGAACTAGATTTATTGCTTCTATATTTCCTTCTATATCAATATACCCAACTGCTGTTGTATTATCTATAGTTAAACTCTTTAATTTATCTGCTGGACTAAGTTCTCTAATAGATAAAATCCCAATACTGCTGTTATTTTTAAATTCCAATTCTGTTCCATTTTTAAATTTTACTTTCTCCATATTAGTTGTTGAATTATTAAAACTTAATTTTTTATCTGCTTCTATTGTTCCTTCTCTCATATTAAAAATTGAATTATTATTTAGTGTTAAATTTTTATTTACTGTTCCTTTATAGGCATTTAATATTCCTTTATTTATTTCTGTATCTGCTATAACTTGATTTTTATAATTACTTATTGCTCTTCCTTTATCATCTGTATTTCCGCTTGCTGTAAAATTACTTAAATCATTTATTACTATTCCTTTATTATCCAGCTTTCCTGCTCCATTTAATGTATTATAATCTGCTATATCTCCAAATTTTATTATTCCATAGTTATCTATTTTTTGTGTATCAGTTATTTTACCTGCTTCTACTTTTTGTATAAAACCATAGTTTTTTACTTTTTTATTTTCATTTAATGTATAAATTCTTCCTTCATTTTCTATAGTTATTCCTTTATTAAAAGCATCAATACTATAAAGAGCATCTATATAAACCTTATTAAATATATTTCCATTTAATTCTATAATATTAATACAACTTAAGTTCACTATTTTACTTTCTGTTTTTGAATTAATTATATTTATACTACCTCTATTTTCTATTTTACCTGTTCCTTTATTTGTTAAATTATGAACATCTCCCTTATTTATAAAGGTCTTATTTACTTCTGATAAAAGTTCAAAAGATGAAAAATCTTTTAATCTGTTTTCTATTGTACTTCCTTCTATTTTAAATAAATCCGCTTTTTTTAATCTCTCTGTTGCATCTTCCCAAGTCCCTGAATTATCTCTTTCAATTTTACTATTTCCCACTTGATAGCTTTGCCTTGCTATTGCTAAATTTGATGATAATAAAAAGGCTATTAATGTGGCTGTCGTTATTGTAAGTTTCCTTTTTAAATGCGATTTTAACATTTTTTCTATTCTTTCCTTCATTTTACATCCACCTCTTTTTATATTTTTATTTAGGATAACTTTATCTTATCTTAACTTTATTGTATCAAAAAAAAAAAAAACGCAACAAATTTATACATTTTATTTTAAAAAATTTTACTATTGATTTTTTGAATTTGAAATATAGAAATTTGCGTGCTTTGAAAATTTTTAAAAAGATTTTTTTATTTTATTTTCCAAAATCATATTTTTTTGTAACAAAAAAAACAGCTCCGGATTTTCTCCGAAACTGCTTTAAAATTGATTCTATTTTTTATCATTGTTTTACATAGAGCCTAAATTTTATTTTATATAAAAAGCTTTATTAAATATATAACCGGTATAGAAATTAAAATTGATAGCACCACTCTTTCAAACCAGATTATCAAATAATCTTTAAAGCTTATAGGTATTTCTGTTGCCATCATACAAGGTATAGATGCAGAGAAGAATAAAACTTCTGATACGCAAGTTATTGCAACCAACATTCTAACTTCAAAACTAAGCTTTGTAACTAAAACTGCCGGCAAGAACATTTCAGCTATTCCTAAAGATAGAGCTTTTGCAACCATAAACGGCTCTTCATAGCCACTTATATATGTAAATGGATAGATTATATAAGCCAGTATATTAAAAACCGGTGTATGATTGGCAATAACTATTCCCAAAGTGCCTATTGCCATAAGCGAAGGTGCTATATTAAAGGCTAGATTAATTCCATCTTTTAAGTTAACGAGTGTTCCTTTTAATATTCCATCAGCTTTTGAGCAAGTTTTCATAGCTTCATCAAAAGCTACTTTAAATTTATTTTCACTTACTTCTTTTTCAATATCTCCTTTTACTCCATTGTAGTATTCATTTGCTTTCCTGCTTATAGGATATATTCTTGCAGTTATTGCTGTAACTAAAAAAGTTACAAAAACCGTTGACCAGAAATAAATATTCCAAATAGGTATTAAATCTAATGTTTTTGCTACAATTATCATAAATGTTGCAGATACTGTTGAAAAACCTGTGGCTATTATAACAGCTTCTTTTGATGTATATTTTCCTTCTTTATAAACTCTATTAGTTATCAAAAGAGCAACAGAATAACTACCTACGAAAGAGGCGACTGCGTCTATGGCAGATCTCCCCGGTGTTCTCCAAATAGGTTTCATAACTGCTCTCATAAAAACTCCAACAAATTCCATAAGCCCGTAGTTTATTATCAATGCTAGAAATACTGCTCCTATTGGAACAATTGTTATTACAGGTACTACTATCTTAGAAAAAATAAATGGTATAACATCTTTATTCATCAAAAATTCAGGACCTTTTCCTAAGACTGCCATAATAACAAAAGGTATTGCTAAAATTTTTAATATTGAAAATATAGTAGCTGTTAAGTCTTTATTCCAAGTTTTTCTATAAAAAGGTAAGATTGCTCCCACTATAACTAAAATACTCCCATAAACTGGTCTAAAATAAGGTATTTTTAGAATATATGACACTATATGATCCAATGGAATTGTCGTTTTTCCTAAAACATTTATCGGAACAAAAAATAGAAATATTCCTAACAAACTAAAAAATACAAATCGTAATGAATTAGACATTGATTTTTTATCATCCATATATAATATACCTCCCCTAGCATTCTATTTATTATAAAAAGGCTGTTACTTTAAATTAAATAAGTTTTATTAGCTCTTAAAATATTATGTTGCAAACAAAAACTTTAAAAAATTTATATCAGTAACAGCCTCGTTATTATTTAATTTTTTTAGAAATTTTTAATATTTTCTTATAAGAACATTCCACCTATAAATCCACCTAATATCAATAAAATATTATAATGTAAGAATGTAGGAACGCATGTATCCATTATATGATCATGTTGACCATCTGCATTAAGTCCAGATGTTGGTCCTAATGTTGAATCAGAAGCAGGTGATCCCGCATCTCCTAAAGCAGCTGCCGCTGCTAAAACAATTATTGCACCAGAAACTGATACTCCTAATTTTATACATAGCGGAATGTAAATAGCTGCAACTACTGGTATAGTTCCGAAAGATGTTCCTATTCCCATAGTTATTAAAAGTCCAACTAAAAGCATTATTGTAACACCTATAGCTTTACTTCCACCTATCATTCCATGAATGCTTTCAATCAATTCATTAACTGCACCAGTTTCTCTGATAACTGAACCGTATCCTGCTGCAACCAACATTATGAAAGCTATAAGACCCATTAGTCCTACTCCACCACCAATATACTCATCTATATCTTTCCATCTTACTACTCTGAATATCAACATTGCTGCTAAAGCTGCAACTGCCCCTAGAGGTAGAGAACCTGTTTTTAATTGAATAACAAAAGCTGCTGCTGCCGCAACCAATGTTAACCAATGTCTAGTTTCCATTTTATCAGCTGCAACTTCTTCCATTCCTTTTAGAGGTAAATCTTGATAAAATCTATCTTTTCTATAACTTACAAATACTGCTATTAGTAAACCTATTATCATAAATAGACCTAAAACCCAAGTAGATTTCCATACATCCATTTTTTCTACTATCATTCCGTTATTAGACATTTCTTTAGCTATTATACCTTGGAATATTAATCCAAATCCTACCGGTAAAGCTATATAAGGTGCTTTTAATCCAAAAGTTAAAGAACAAGCCATAGCTCTTCTATCCAATTTTAATTCATTCATTAGTTTTAATAATGGAGGAATTAATATAGGTATAAATGCTATATGCACAGGTATTAAGTTTTGAGAGAAACATGCTAAACCTGCAATCATAAGTAATAATACTTGCTTTTTACCATTAATTACTTTTGAAATTTTGTTAGAAATTATTGTTGCAACACCTGTACTGTTTATAGCAACCGCTAAAGTTCCTAATAGTACATAACTAAGTGCTGTTTCAGCATTTCCACCCATACCTGAAATTAATGTTCCCATAATTCCACCTAAAGGCATTCCTGCTGCTAAACCAGCCACTAAAGCTGAAATTATAAGTGCTAAAAGCACATTTAATTTCAATAGACATAAAACAATCATAACAATTACAGAAAGTACAACCGGATTCAATAAAATCATTTTTTTTTAACCTCCTTAATATTTTATATTTAAAAAAATAATTATGAACAAATTATAACTTTAAAAAACTTTTTAACTGAGTGTAAAATTCTTCGTTGTGCTTAAATAATTCTTCTGTTTCCCCTATTATTGTCACTGCTTCTATTACATCATTTTGTTTTATGGCATCAACCACTTTTTGATCCTCTTCAGAGATAACTTCTCCAAATATTGTATGCTTATAGTTTAGCCATTCTGTTGGAACATGAGTTATAAAAAATTGTGAGCCATTTGTATTTGGACCTGCATTTGCCATTGCCAATATACCTTTTTTGTTAAATGTTACTCCCTCTTTAAACTCATCACCAAATTGATATCCTGGGCCTCCGGCTCCTGTTTCTGTAGGATCTCCGCCTTGAATCATAAAATTCTCTATTACACGATGAAATTTTATTCCATTATAATAGCCTTTATTAGCTAAGAGTATAAAATTTATAACTGTAACTGGAGCTACTTCCGGGAACAAATTGAGCTTTATTTCTCCCTTATTTGTTTTGATAATAGCTTGTAAACCCATCTACTCCCCTCCTTTTCTCTTTTATTGTTCTATATGAATGTTGTCATATACTTCTAAAAATACATCTAGTAACTCTTTTTCTTCTCTAGTTCCATATATCTCATATGGCCATTTTTTCTCCAAAATTTTTTCTGCTTTGTCTATTTCTTTTTGATATAGATTTACTTGTCCCTCTATTTTTCTATATTCTTCTCTAACTGGCTGTAATTTATCTAAAATATCCAGTTGGTCTTTTTCTTGAATAGAGTTTGACAGAGCCAAGTTTAAGCTCTCTTCTCGATCTAAGATTTTGTTTACTTTTTCAAGTAAAACAGCTCTTTTTTTTCTATATTCTTTTAACTGGTAACTATAGAATTTCTTCACAACCTCTGCTCCTGATTTATCTTTTAAATCTTTTCTTTTTTGAAGCTGCTCCAAAATAAATTCTTTTTTTAAACCACTGTCTTTAAGAATTCTATTTAAAGTTCCCTCAATTTTTTCAAGAGCTTTTTCATCTTCAATAAGCATTTCCTTTAGTTGCTCAGGGGCTAAAGAAAAATATATTTTTTCATAAACAGGTATTAATTCTATCTCAATTTTTTCAACTCCTGATAAGTCATCTTTTTGAATTAAATCTTCCCTAAGCCTGTTTATTAGAAGTAAATTTTGTAAACATATTTCTCTACCATATTCTGAAAGTTCATTAATTTTTAAATCCATTTTTTCCTGCTCCAAAATATTGATAAAAATAACATTTTATCCCACCATTATAAAGTTTTCTATTTTTTGTTGCCTTTATTCCAAATGAAGATTCAAAATTTTCATAGGAGCTTATTATATAGTACGACCACTTTGAAAGCTTTCTTTTACACAGTCTTCCAAATTCACCGTATAACTCTTCAATATTTTCGTCATTCATAAGTCTCTCTCCATAAGGTGGATTAACTATTAATGCTCCATATTTATCTTTTATATCTATATCTCTAAAATCCTTGACTTCAAATTTTATATCTTCATCAAGCCCTATATTTTTAGCATTTTCCTTGGCAATTTCTATACTCTCCTCATCTACATCAGAAGCATATATCTTAAGCTCTCTATCCTGAATTTCATTTGAATATGCCTCATCTCTAACATTTATCCATATATCCTCAGGAATAATCTTCCATTTTTCAGAAACAAATTTTCTATTTACTCCAGGAGCTATATTTTTAGCTATCATTGCCGCTTCTATTGCAATAGTTCCAGTACCACACATAGGATCAAGCAAAACTTCATCTGCTTTCCATTTTGAAAGCTTAACTAGGGCCGCTGCCATTGTTTCTTTTATTGGAGCCGTTTTTTGCCTTAGTCTGTAACCTCTTTTATTTAAAGCCTCACCACTTGTATCCAACATAACTATAAATATATCATTGTGGCATTGAATTTTTATTGCAAATACTGCTCCATTTTCTAAAAAAATCTCCCTGTTATATGTTTCTTTTAATTTTTCAACTATTGCTTTTTTAGCTATTCTTTGTATATCAGATTTTGAATAGAGCTTTGATTTTACTGAACTTACCCAAGAAATAGGAAACTCTCCATTCTCTTCTATAAAATTCTGCCATTCGATTGCTTTTACATTTTGAAAAAGTTCTTCATAGCTTAAAGCTTTAAATTCCGCCATTTTTATAAAAACTCTATCTGCACATCTCAAATAAATATTAGCTTTTACTAAATCCTCAAAATCTCCTTCAAATTCAACTCTTCCATTAAATGTTTGAATATTTTTAAAACCTAGATTTTGGCACTCTTCTTTCACTAAGCTTTCTATTCCCATACTTGCAGAAGCTATTATTATCATTAATTTTCCTCTCCCTTTATTCTTTTAAGTAAATCCGTATAAAATAGCTTTATTATACACATTATTGGGACCCCTAAAAACATTCCTGTCAAGCCGAATAAGCCTCCAAAAATAATTACTGACAGCATTACCCAAAATGTGTTTAAACCTACTTTATCTCCTATTATTTTAGGTCCTATCACAAAACCATCTAAAAGTTGAGATACTATTATTGCAATGAATAAAAATACAACTTTAAATGGGGCTACTATAAAGATTAAAAAGGTTGCAACCAAGCCTCCTATAATAGACCCAACATAAGGTATCATATTTCCTACTCCCAAAAGTATTGCACTTAATGAGGCATAAGGTGTCCCCGAAATAAGCAATATAAAGAATACTGAAAGCCCTACCACAAAGGAAACTATGATTTTTCCCATTATATAACTTATAAAAATTTCATTTGCTGCTCTTATTTTATCTATTATGTATTCAGCTCTTTTTACTCCAAATATTATTGTTATTATATTATCTCTTGTTCTTATTTGTGTTTTTTTATCCAAAAGTATAAGAATTGCCAAAAATAAACCGACAAAAAAATTTACCATTCCTATTGTCCACCAAACAACATTTTCTAAAACTGAAATAATAAATTTTTGAATGTCATTAAAATTAGTTTTTATTAAATCGCTTGTACTGTTAATTATTTCTTCTTGATTAAACACTAATACTCTTTTTTTTGCTAAAAATCCCATAATTTTTCTTATTATATCCGTTGTTCTTTCCACTATATATGGATACAGTTGATTCAATTCCTTTATTGATTCTATTATTTCCGGAACTACCATAAAAATCATTCCTATAAAGACAATTACTATGATAAAAATTGTCAGACTCAATGAAATTAATCGACTTAATTTTAGTCTTGTTTCAAAAAATTCTATAATTGGATTTAATAGTATGGATATGAATATTGCCCATATAAGAGGAATAAAATAGCCTCTCCATCTCTCAACTATAGTCTTAAACTCAGCATTATTTTGAAAATAAGACTGTATCAATACAAATATAACAATCAAAATAAATATTTTTAAAAATTTTTTCTTTTCCATCTTCTCCCTTTACCTTGCTATAAAATCTAACTCATCTTCTCCATCTCCAACTATTTTTATAACAAGCCTGTCAGGTATACCTATAATCACTTCTCCCGGTGATTTTATAAAACCTTGTTTTACTGCTATTTTAAGTGGTGAATTAGATGTTGTAACTCTCACCATATAATCTTTAAATTGGATATTACAGCCTCCTATTACTGTGTCTACAAATACATTCTTTTCTTCCGCCTGTAATGGATAAATATACTCTAAATTTCCATTAATCCATATCTCAGCCTTAGCTCCCTTAATGTCTTTGAAACTACTTATTTTTGCCAAAAGCACTAAAAAAAATACAACTAAGAATAAGTAGATTAGTAAATCTCCTATTTTAAAATATCTATTTTTTTTCATGTGCAAACTTTTCTCCCATATATATTCTTGTTTCTATTCTATTCTGAGTATTTCTTATAATATCCTCATCAATTTCTACCTTATCTTTTTCAAAAACCATTATGCAGGTTGAACCTCCAAATAAGAAATAGCCTTTTTCATCCCCTTTTTTAACATGACTATTAGGTACATATGTTTGAACTATACTTCCAACCATAGTAGCACCTACATCTACCATAGCTATATCACCAAATCTTTCTGTTGATAAAATAGAAAATTCTCTTTTATTTTCACAGAATATTCTAAAATTTTTCTTTATTGCATGAGTTGAAACTGAATAATAGTAACCTTCTATTTTCTTTGTTTCACCTATTTTTCCATCTGCCGGAAAATGAAATCTGTGATAATCTGCCGGTGCCAATCTGACTATTACAAAAGTTCCTCCTTCATACTTTTTAGCAAGCTCCCTATCCATAAAGAATTCTTCTAAAGTAAAGTCGGATCCCTTTATAAAGAATTTATCCTTTTCTTTTAAATCTCTATATGCCAATATCTTTCCATCTGCCGGTGAAGCCAGTACAGTTTCTTCATCTGCTATTTTTCTAGCCCCTTGTTTCAACTCACGGTAAAAGAAATCATTAAAGCTTATATATTCATCAATATCTCTTGCATAGTCAGACATATCAATTCCCATTTCTTTTACAAAATTTGCTATCTTTTTTTTAGAAGCCACTGAGTTCATTTTCTTACCATAATAAGATGAAAGAAATTTTCTTTTTATTATAGCATTTAAAAATAGAGAGCCTAGAGGATTATAGTACAAAAATTTTAAAGCTCCTTCTCCCATGACCTTCTCTATTTTTACTTCACCAGTTTTTCTTTCAATATATTTTATTTTTTCAAATTGCATAAGTTCTCCATTACATTAATATTAGCTTTAATCTTTGCTCTAAGCTAAAATTTAAATATTTTTTGCTTCATTTATTAAACCGTATTTTAATTTAATTAAATCACTTGATAAATCAACCTTATAGTTATGAGGATTTTCCAATCTTTTTCTCTCTGTAGATAGAGTATCTAAGGCTTCAAAATAGTATTTTTGCGAATTCATTATATCAAATAATTCTTGATAAAGAGCCTTGTTTATTTCTCCATTCTCTATATATAGCTTTGTCAATTTCTTAAAACTGTATGATTTTTCTTTCAATAGACTGCTTTTAAATTCATATTTTTCATCTCTAATAGTCAATTCTTTGTAGTTAAGAAGTTTTTCTTTATCGCTGTCTTTTTTTACTAAAGTTATTAAATCGGCATAAGCTATTCCGTCTGTATCATATATTCTATACACTTCTTTAAAACCGGGATTTGATATTTTTATAACATCTCCTGATATTTTTATAAGAGGTTGGTCATCTAATTCCACTATCTTATAGACTCCTCCGAAACAAGGGTAAGATTTACTTACTGCTATAGCATCTCCAACTCCATACATATCCACACAGGCATTTTGCTCCCTAAGCGATCTTATAAGTTTTTCATCCAAAGAGTTGGTTAAAGTTATTATTGCCTTTGTAAATCCCTCTTCATCAAGCCTTTTTCTACATTTTTTAGATTGATAAGCCAAGTCACCAGAATCTAATCTGATTCCATAAAGTCCCTTATAATTATCATCTATACCACATTCTTTAAAAGCTTTTATAGCATTTTCTATACCTATATTAATTGTGTCATAGGTATCTATAAGCAGAATTAAAGAATTTTTTTCTCTCTTTCTTCTATTATTTATAAAAGTAACAAAGGCTCTTTTTTCTGCATCTTTTCCCACACCAAAAGCCTGTATATATGAATGTGACATTGTTCCATTAGATGGAATGCCATACTTATACTCTGTCATTAAATTTGAATGCCCATAACAACCACCTATAACAGCTGCCTTATTTCCCTCTACTGCACTGTCAAAACCATGAGCTCTTCTGCTTCCGAAAGACAAAACTTTTACCGGATGAGCTGCCCTTGTAACCATTGATGCTTTTGTTGCTATTGCCATATTCATATTTATTATATTAAGTATTGGAGTTTCCAAAATTTTAGCTTCTATTAATGGAGCTTTTATAGTTATTATAGGTTCATTGGGATAAACTATTTCTCCATCTCTCATAGCATATAAATTTCCTGTAAATTTTATTTTTGATAGAAAATCTATTAAATGTTCCTCTTCTAAAATTTTTGAAAAATATTTCCTTTTTTCTTCCTCATCTGTATTATTTAAAATTTCTATTAAGTGTATAACTTCCTGTATTCCAGATACTACAGCAAAACCACCATCTTCTGTCTTTCTAAAAAATACATCAAAAACTGCCTCTTTATTTTGCATATCTTCCATAAGAAAAATGTCGCTCTCTGTATATTGATATCTATCCGAGTTGATTACTCTTGCAAATTCTGTTAGAATAAAATTATCATTCATTATCTTACCACCTTTAAATTATTATATTAAAATTATATCACATTTTTTCATAAAATCAAAATAAATATAGGTTTTTTAGAACAAATTAATAAGAAAAAAATCGGGGTGACTACATTGAGAACAGTTATACAAAGAGTTAAACACGCTAAAGTGAATGTTAATGAAACAACTGTAGGAAAAATAGATACAGGCTTTCTTATTTTATTAGGAATTACTCACAATGATACAGAGAAAGAAGTTAAATGGTTAGCTAATAAAATTAGAGATTTAAGAATATTTGAAGATGAAAATCAAAAAATGAATTTGGCTTTAGGTGATATAAATGGAGAAGTTTTAATTATTTCACAATTCACACTTTATGGGAATTGCATTAAAGGAAGAAGACCAGGATTTATTGATGCTGCAAGACCTGAACTTGCAGAAAATTTATATTTAAAATTCATAGAAGAATTTAAAAGTTTCGGAATAAAAACTGAAAGCGGTGAATTTGGTGCTGATATGAAAGTTGAACTTTTAAATGATGGACCGGTAACTTTAATTATAGATACCGATGAAGCAAATATAAAATAATATTTTTTAATAAAGCAAGGTAATTTTTTCATAAATAACAGTTGTTATTAAAAGTTTTTCTTTATTTTACAAATAGTTTTGAGCCCAGTTTTCTTGACAATTCATTCCTTTTATAATATACTTTTTTTATCAGCAATATTATTTTAATGGAGGTAATTTATAATGAATAGAATAGAAGGAAAAGTTGTAGTTGTAACTGGTTCTGCAAGAGGAATAGGAAGAGCTATAGTTGAAAGACTTGCTAAAGAAAATCCAAAAATGATAATTTCTTGCGATATGGGTGAAACAACTTATGAAGAAAAAAATGTTGTTCATAAGATTTTAAATGTGACTGATAGAGAAGCTATTAAAACATTTGTTGAGGAAGTAGAAAATGAATATGGAAAAATAGATGTTTTAGTTAATAACGCAGGTATAACTAAGGACGCATTACTTGTTAGAATGGCTGAAGATCAATGGGATGCTGTTATAGATGTAAACTTAAAAGGAGTTTTCAATATGACACAAGCTGTTGGTAAATCAATGTTTAAAGCTAGAAAGGGATCTATAATAACTCTTTCATCTGTTGTTGGACTACATGGGAATCCAGGACAAACAAACTATGCTGCAACTAAAGGTGGAGTAATTGCTATGACTAAAACTTGGGCAAAGGAATTAGGTGCTAGAAACGTTAGAGCTAACTGTATTGCTCCAGGCTTTATAAGAACTCCTATGACAGATGTTTTACCTGAAAAAACTATTCAGGAAATGCTAAATGCAACTCCTCTTGCCAGATTAGGAGAACCTGAGGATATAGCTAATGCTGTTTTATTTTTAGCAAGTGATGAATCTTCTTTTATTAGTGGAGAAACAATTTCTGTTGGCGGAGGATTAATGCTATAATAAACCACATAGATTATTTTTTAGTTTTCAGTAATTTATAAAAATAATAGAAACATTAAAAAATCACTTAAAATGTGTTATACTATATATTATGGATATTATGATAAGTA includes:
- a CDS encoding peptidylprolyl isomerase, with product MGLQAIIKTNKGEIKLNLFPEVAPVTVINFILLANKGYYNGIKFHRVIENFMIQGGDPTETGAGGPGYQFGDEFKEGVTFNKKGILAMANAGPNTNGSQFFITHVPTEWLNYKHTIFGEVISEEDQKVVDAIKQNDVIEAVTIIGETEELFKHNEEFYTQLKSFLKL
- a CDS encoding phosphatidylserine decarboxylase — encoded protein: MQFEKIKYIERKTGEVKIEKVMGEGALKFLYYNPLGSLFLNAIIKRKFLSSYYGKKMNSVASKKKIANFVKEMGIDMSDYARDIDEYISFNDFFYRELKQGARKIADEETVLASPADGKILAYRDLKEKDKFFIKGSDFTLEEFFMDRELAKKYEGGTFVIVRLAPADYHRFHFPADGKIGETKKIEGYYYSVSTHAIKKNFRIFCENKREFSILSTERFGDIAMVDVGATMVGSIVQTYVPNSHVKKGDEKGYFLFGGSTCIMVFEKDKVEIDEDIIRNTQNRIETRIYMGEKFAHEKK
- a CDS encoding YjiH family protein, which translates into the protein MDDKKSMSNSLRFVFFSLLGIFLFFVPINVLGKTTIPLDHIVSYILKIPYFRPVYGSILVIVGAILPFYRKTWNKDLTATIFSILKILAIPFVIMAVLGKGPEFLMNKDVIPFIFSKIVVPVITIVPIGAVFLALIINYGLMEFVGVFMRAVMKPIWRTPGRSAIDAVASFVGSYSVALLITNRVYKEGKYTSKEAVIIATGFSTVSATFMIIVAKTLDLIPIWNIYFWSTVFVTFLVTAITARIYPISRKANEYYNGVKGDIEKEVSENKFKVAFDEAMKTCSKADGILKGTLVNLKDGINLAFNIAPSLMAIGTLGIVIANHTPVFNILAYIIYPFTYISGYEEPFMVAKALSLGIAEMFLPAVLVTKLSFEVRMLVAITCVSEVLFFSASIPCMMATEIPISFKDYLIIWFERVVLSILISIPVIYLIKLFI
- a CDS encoding AI-2E family transporter, with translation MEKKKFLKIFILIVIFVLIQSYFQNNAEFKTIVERWRGYFIPLIWAIFISILLNPIIEFFETRLKLSRLISLSLTIFIIVIVFIGMIFMVVPEIIESIKELNQLYPYIVERTTDIIRKIMGFLAKKRVLVFNQEEIINSTSDLIKTNFNDIQKFIISVLENVVWWTIGMVNFFVGLFLAILILLDKKTQIRTRDNIITIIFGVKRAEYIIDKIRAANEIFISYIMGKIIVSFVVGLSVFFILLISGTPYASLSAILLGVGNMIPYVGSIIGGLVATFLIFIVAPFKVVFLFIAIIVSQLLDGFVIGPKIIGDKVGLNTFWVMLSVIIFGGLFGLTGMFLGVPIMCIIKLFYTDLLKRIKGEEN
- a CDS encoding Na+/H+ antiporter family protein, with product MILLNPVVLSVIVMIVLCLLKLNVLLALIISALVAGLAAGMPLGGIMGTLISGMGGNAETALSYVLLGTLAVAINSTGVATIISNKISKVINGKKQVLLLMIAGLACFSQNLIPVHIAFIPILIPPLLKLMNELKLDRRAMACSLTFGLKAPYIALPVGFGLIFQGIIAKEMSNNGMIVEKMDVWKSTWVLGLFMIIGLLIAVFVSYRKDRFYQDLPLKGMEEVAADKMETRHWLTLVAAAAAFVIQLKTGSLPLGAVAALAAMLIFRVVRWKDIDEYIGGGVGLMGLIAFIMLVAAGYGSVIRETGAVNELIESIHGMIGGSKAIGVTIMLLVGLLITMGIGTSFGTIPVVAAIYIPLCIKLGVSVSGAIIVLAAAAALGDAGSPASDSTLGPTSGLNADGQHDHIMDTCVPTFLHYNILLILGGFIGGMFL
- a CDS encoding THUMP domain-containing class I SAM-dependent RNA methyltransferase yields the protein MIIIASASMGIESLVKEECQNLGFKNIQTFNGRVEFEGDFEDLVKANIYLRCADRVFIKMAEFKALSYEELFQNVKAIEWQNFIEENGEFPISWVSSVKSKLYSKSDIQRIAKKAIVEKLKETYNREIFLENGAVFAIKIQCHNDIFIVMLDTSGEALNKRGYRLRQKTAPIKETMAAALVKLSKWKADEVLLDPMCGTGTIAIEAAMIAKNIAPGVNRKFVSEKWKIIPEDIWINVRDEAYSNEIQDRELKIYASDVDEESIEIAKENAKNIGLDEDIKFEVKDFRDIDIKDKYGALIVNPPYGERLMNDENIEELYGEFGRLCKRKLSKWSYYIISSYENFESSFGIKATKNRKLYNGGIKCYFYQYFGAGKNGFKN
- a CDS encoding nicotinate phosphoribosyltransferase → MNDNFILTEFARVINSDRYQYTESDIFLMEDMQNKEAVFDVFFRKTEDGGFAVVSGIQEVIHLIEILNNTDEEEKRKYFSKILEEEHLIDFLSKIKFTGNLYAMRDGEIVYPNEPIITIKAPLIEAKILETPILNIINMNMAIATKASMVTRAAHPVKVLSFGSRRAHGFDSAVEGNKAAVIGGCYGHSNLMTEYKYGIPSNGTMSHSYIQAFGVGKDAEKRAFVTFINNRRKREKNSLILLIDTYDTINIGIENAIKAFKECGIDDNYKGLYGIRLDSGDLAYQSKKCRKRLDEEGFTKAIITLTNSLDEKLIRSLREQNACVDMYGVGDAIAVSKSYPCFGGVYKIVELDDQPLIKISGDVIKISNPGFKEVYRIYDTDGIAYADLITLVKKDSDKEKLLNYKELTIRDEKYEFKSSLLKEKSYSFKKLTKLYIENGEINKALYQELFDIMNSQKYYFEALDTLSTERKRLENPHNYKVDLSSDLIKLKYGLINEAKNI
- a CDS encoding NusG domain II-containing protein codes for the protein MKKNRYFKIGDLLIYLFLVVFFLVLLAKISSFKDIKGAKAEIWINGNLEYIYPLQAEEKNVFVDTVIGGCNIQFKDYMVRVTTSNSPLKIAVKQGFIKSPGEVIIGIPDRLVIKIVGDGEDELDFIAR
- the dtd gene encoding D-aminoacyl-tRNA deacylase; amino-acid sequence: MRTVIQRVKHAKVNVNETTVGKIDTGFLILLGITHNDTEKEVKWLANKIRDLRIFEDENQKMNLALGDINGEVLIISQFTLYGNCIKGRRPGFIDAARPELAENLYLKFIEEFKSFGIKTESGEFGADMKVELLNDGPVTLIIDTDEANIK